One window from the genome of Amphiprion ocellaris isolate individual 3 ecotype Okinawa chromosome 23, ASM2253959v1, whole genome shotgun sequence encodes:
- the LOC129348062 gene encoding mamu class II histocompatibility antigen, DR alpha chain-like, with the protein MKLLLILCWVLGVSADVQHEDLAINGCSDSDGEKMYTLDREEVWYADFINQRGVEPQPDFIDHMSVPGAYEQAVSELQICKQNLNVVRAAMKDVPLEKDPPSNPMIYNRDKVELGVRNVLICHVSGFYPAPVNVSWTKNGEKVTEGTSINVPFPNKDGSFTQISRLEFIPQQGDIYSCSVEHLALDQPLTRMWDVETTQPGVGPAAFCGIGLTIGLLGVAAGTFFLIKGNECS; encoded by the exons ATGAAGCTGCTCCTCATCCTCTGCTGGGTCCTCGGGGTCTCTGCTGACG ttCAACATGAAGATCTTGCTATCAATGGATGTTCAGACTCTGATGGAGAGAAGATGTACACTCTGGACAGAGAAGAGGTGTGGTACGCAGACTTCATCAATCAGAGAGGAGTGGAGCCTCAGCCAGACTTCATAGATCATATGTCCGTCCCAGGAGCTTATGAACAGGCTGTAAGTGAGCTACAGATCTGCAAACAGAACCTGAATGTTGTTCGTGCAGCGATGAAGGACGTCCCCCTGGAAAAAG ATCCTCCTTCCAACCCGATGATCTACAACAGAGACAAAGTGGAACTGGGAGTGAGGAACGTTCTGATCTGTCATGTTTCTGGTTTCTATCCGGCTCCTGTCAATGTCTCCTGGACCAAGAACGGAGAGAAGGTGACCGAAGGAACCAGCATCAACGTTCCCTTCCCCAACAAAGACGGTTCCTTCACCCAGATCTCCAGACTGGAGTTCATCCCACAGCAGGGAGACATCTACAGCTGTTCAGTAGAACATCTGGCCCTGGACCAGCCACTGACCAGAATGTGGG ATGTGGAGACCACCCAGCCAGGTGTTGGACCTGCAGCATTCTGTGGAATCGGTCTGACCATCGGTCTGCTTGGTGTGGCAGCTGGAACCTTCTTCCTCATCAAAGGAAACGAGTGCAGCTGA